In Parcubacteria group bacterium CG10_big_fil_rev_8_21_14_0_10_36_14, the following proteins share a genomic window:
- the lysS gene encoding lysine--tRNA ligase has protein sequence MEKNIKSTDEEVARLQKLKNFTEAGIEPYPAKSTKTLDIKDALADFEKLEKKNKKIQLVGRVRTLRVHGGLAFLTIEDESGQIQIALQKKNLKEYKTYTNNLDMGDFIETRGTLFLTHKGEKTLNANNIRLLSKALLPLPEKWHGLSDTEIRFRQRYLDMLANPSVRHTFHTRSIIIKAIRSFLDDKGFLEVDTPILQPLAGGATAKPFKTHHNALDIDLYLRVAPELYLKRLLVGGFEKVYEVSRCFRNEGIDHSHNPEFTQVEFYWAYSDYEQLMKMTEKFLEYIALSLRGARTRATRQSLQFEFDGKKFSLKAPYKRITFREAILKTAKIDIDKVRDRDELAKLAKNAGVKVEKSDGYGKILDEIFKKHFRASVTEPTFVYDYPIELSPLAKRKSSVIASEAKQSRESKAELTERFQLLVAGTELCNAFSELNDPLDQEARFKEQEKARKAGDEEAQPMDKDFVTALRHGMPPASGFGMGIDRLAMLLTNNHSIKEVILFPTLRPEK, from the coding sequence ATGGAAAAAAACATCAAGTCAACTGACGAAGAAGTCGCCCGTTTGCAAAAATTAAAAAACTTTACAGAAGCCGGCATAGAGCCGTACCCGGCAAAATCCACAAAAACGCTGGACATCAAAGATGCTCTAGCGGATTTTGAGAAACTGGAAAAAAAGAATAAAAAAATACAGCTTGTCGGACGTGTTCGCACGCTTAGAGTTCACGGGGGATTGGCATTTTTAACAATAGAAGACGAAAGCGGACAAATTCAAATAGCGCTTCAGAAAAAAAATCTAAAAGAATACAAAACCTATACAAACAATCTTGATATGGGTGATTTTATTGAAACGCGCGGAACGCTTTTTCTAACGCACAAGGGCGAAAAAACATTAAACGCAAACAATATCCGTCTTTTATCAAAAGCCCTTCTTCCGCTTCCGGAAAAGTGGCATGGCTTGTCAGACACAGAGATTCGCTTCCGTCAAAGATATCTTGATATGTTAGCAAACCCATCGGTCCGCCACACATTTCATACTCGTAGTATTATTATAAAGGCAATCCGTTCATTTTTGGACGATAAGGGGTTTTTAGAAGTTGATACGCCTATTTTACAACCGCTTGCAGGCGGAGCAACAGCAAAACCGTTTAAAACCCACCATAACGCTTTAGACATTGATTTATATTTACGCGTCGCGCCCGAGCTTTACTTAAAACGCTTGCTTGTCGGCGGTTTTGAAAAAGTTTACGAGGTCTCCCGCTGTTTCAGAAATGAAGGCATTGACCACTCCCACAATCCAGAATTTACGCAAGTGGAATTTTACTGGGCATATAGCGACTACGAACAACTGATGAAAATGACAGAAAAATTTTTGGAATATATAGCTCTGTCATTGCGAGGAGCGCGTACCCGCGCGACGCGGCAATCCCTCCAGTTTGAATTTGATGGAAAAAAGTTTTCATTAAAAGCTCCATACAAACGAATAACTTTCCGCGAAGCGATTTTGAAAACCGCAAAAATTGATATTGATAAGGTGCGCGACAGGGACGAGCTGGCAAAACTTGCCAAAAATGCCGGCGTAAAAGTAGAAAAGTCCGATGGATATGGAAAAATTTTAGACGAAATATTTAAAAAACATTTTCGCGCCAGCGTTACAGAGCCAACTTTTGTTTATGACTATCCGATAGAACTGTCACCATTGGCAAAACGAAAAAGTTCTGTCATTGCGAGCGAAGCGAAGCAATCCCGCGAAAGCAAGGCAGAGCTTACCGAGCGTTTTCAGCTTCTTGTTGCCGGCACAGAGCTTTGTAATGCCTTTTCCGAGTTAAATGACCCACTAGACCAAGAGGCTCGCTTCAAAGAACAGGAGAAAGCTCGCAAAGCAGGGGATGAAGAAGCGCAACCAATGGATAAAGATTTTGTTACTGCCTTGCGTCACGGTATGCCTCCTGCTTCAGGATTTGGAATGGGTATAGACCGCCTGGCAATGCTTTTAACAAATAATCATAGTATTAAAGAAGTAATCCTTTTTCCGACCTTACGCCCGGAAAAATAA
- a CDS encoding copper-translocating P-type ATPase, protein MLQKKILKIEGMHCVSCAKIIEKNVKKISGIKKADVNFADEKMRVEYEGKDIEKEVISAVKKAGYKVSSDEMPKEHKMKMKGHSHEHEHSPRERNAFILGLMLSIPIIVLSMILKNKSFESMFAQFILASIAQFVIGWRFYRGTYYALKNKSANMDMLIAMGTTAAYAYSVANTFWLKSDVFFETSSLLITFVILGNWLEARARGKAGDAIKKLFELQAKTANVVRGNEIIKVSIEDVRIGDVIIVKPGEKISVDGIIVSGQSSIDESMISGESIPVDKSVGDTVFGATINKTGSFRFKATKVGKETLLAQIIKMVEEAQGSKAPIERFADMVSSYFVPVVIAIAIIAFAVWYFVLSASFVFALLAGVAVLVIACPCALGLATPTAIIVGTGRGAQNGILIKNGGALEVANKINVIVFDKTGTLTEGKPNVTKVITYDIKEKELLEMAASLESVSEHSLAEAIVNFAKQKKVTIEEPKNFKAILGKGAKGVVLEKEILIGTELFLIENKIKISEDIKKEKKDLEKQGQTVVMSALDGRVAGLIAISDTLKKGTKEALLVLRKYGIDIWLITGDNERTAKAIGKQAGIENIMAEVLPGEKADKIKELQLRGTKVAMVGDGINDAPALAQADLGIVMGAGADIAIETGGIILVKDSIADVGRAIRLSRMTMAKIKQNMFWALFYNSIGIPIAASGLLRPELAGLAMALSSVSVVLNSLFLKRKKLD, encoded by the coding sequence ATGTTGCAAAAAAAGATTTTAAAAATTGAGGGTATGCATTGCGTATCTTGCGCAAAAATAATTGAAAAAAATGTTAAAAAGATATCTGGGATAAAAAAAGCGGATGTTAATTTTGCGGATGAGAAAATGAGAGTGGAATATGAAGGAAAAGATATTGAAAAAGAAGTGATTTCTGCTGTAAAGAAAGCCGGATACAAAGTTTCTTCTGATGAAATGCCCAAAGAACATAAAATGAAGATGAAGGGGCATTCTCACGAACACGAACATTCTCCACGCGAACGAAACGCTTTTATTCTTGGGTTGATGTTATCAATACCGATTATTGTGCTATCAATGATTTTGAAAAATAAATCTTTTGAAAGTATGTTCGCGCAATTTATTTTGGCGTCAATTGCGCAATTTGTTATTGGGTGGCGGTTTTATCGCGGGACTTATTATGCTTTGAAAAATAAGTCCGCCAATATGGATATGCTTATCGCAATGGGCACAACCGCGGCTTACGCTTACAGCGTAGCTAATACTTTTTGGCTTAAGAGTGATGTTTTTTTTGAAACATCGTCTCTTTTAATAACCTTTGTCATTTTAGGAAACTGGTTGGAAGCGCGCGCGCGAGGAAAAGCGGGCGATGCGATTAAAAAATTATTTGAGCTTCAGGCGAAAACAGCAAATGTCGTCCGTGGAAACGAAATAATCAAAGTTTCAATTGAAGATGTCCGCATTGGTGATGTAATAATAGTAAAGCCGGGTGAAAAAATTTCTGTTGACGGAATAATTGTAAGCGGACAATCCAGCATAGACGAGTCAATGATTTCCGGTGAGAGTATCCCTGTGGATAAATCAGTTGGAGACACTGTGTTTGGCGCCACTATAAATAAAACCGGAAGCTTTAGATTTAAGGCGACAAAAGTCGGAAAAGAAACTTTACTCGCGCAAATTATTAAAATGGTGGAAGAGGCGCAGGGTTCAAAAGCGCCAATAGAGCGTTTTGCCGATATGGTTTCTTCTTATTTTGTCCCCGTTGTAATCGCGATAGCCATAATTGCGTTTGCTGTTTGGTATTTTGTTTTATCCGCGTCTTTTGTTTTTGCGCTTCTTGCGGGCGTAGCGGTGCTTGTTATTGCGTGTCCGTGCGCGTTGGGGCTTGCGACCCCGACTGCTATTATTGTAGGAACCGGGCGGGGCGCGCAAAATGGGATTTTAATTAAAAATGGCGGAGCGCTTGAGGTTGCAAATAAGATAAATGTGATTGTTTTTGATAAAACCGGAACTTTAACGGAAGGTAAGCCCAATGTAACAAAGGTAATAACTTACGACATAAAAGAAAAAGAGCTACTTGAAATGGCCGCTTCTTTAGAATCTGTGTCTGAACACTCTTTGGCAGAAGCAATTGTAAATTTTGCAAAACAAAAAAAAGTAACTATTGAAGAGCCGAAAAATTTTAAAGCTATTTTAGGAAAGGGCGCAAAAGGTGTTGTCTTAGAAAAAGAAATATTAATTGGAACAGAATTATTTTTGATTGAAAATAAAATTAAAATTTCAGAAGATATAAAAAAAGAAAAAAAAGATTTAGAAAAACAGGGACAGACTGTTGTTATGTCGGCGCTAGACGGTAGAGTAGCGGGGCTCATAGCTATTTCTGATACTTTAAAAAAAGGGACAAAGGAGGCGCTCCTTGTTTTGCGAAAATATGGCATAGATATATGGCTTATCACCGGAGATAATGAACGTACAGCAAAAGCTATCGGTAAACAGGCGGGAATTGAAAATATAATGGCAGAAGTCTTGCCCGGTGAAAAAGCTGACAAGATAAAAGAACTTCAATTAAGAGGTACTAAAGTGGCAATGGTCGGTGATGGTATAAATGACGCCCCTGCTTTAGCTCAAGCCGATTTAGGTATTGTTATGGGGGCTGGTGCTGATATTGCTATTGAAACAGGTGGGATTATTCTCGTAAAAGACAGTATTGCCGATGTCGGACGAGCAATACGTCTT
- a CDS encoding heavy metal transport/detoxification protein gives MFEKIKIKIEGLHCESCKVLIETELGAREGVKAVSVDYATGQCDLEFDDAKISQERIFKAIEKLNYKVVKNSSEKKGLEIRISNNMVIAVILLLVFVVGYFLIKNLGYLSVLSRLNENNIGYWLIFIIGLLASFHCVGMCGGLVVAYTTKHQIKNNGKASSLPHFQYNLGRVISYSLIGGVLGGFGSFFAINPTFTGIVTLVAGGFMILMGLSLVTNSKWLDKIKLKTPLFIARFLFSQKRAKKPKGPFIVGLLNGLMPCGPLQAMQLYALASGSIMRGALSMGIYALGTVPLMFGFGKFISLISQEKIKYALKISGIIVIILGVFMLNRGFVNFGYGMGSIVPRQTTSQILNTTDKDAKGFQTVKMDLTFGGYSPNLLYIKRGVPARWIINVKQMSGCTNEIIMPEYNIRKKLKYGENIIEFTPKKVGEIKFSCWMKMVWGKFIVVE, from the coding sequence ATGTTTGAAAAAATTAAAATAAAAATTGAAGGTCTACATTGTGAAAGTTGCAAGGTGCTAATTGAAACAGAACTTGGAGCGCGAGAGGGTGTGAAAGCTGTTTCTGTTGACTATGCGACAGGTCAATGCGATTTGGAGTTTGATGACGCAAAGATATCACAAGAGCGTATTTTTAAGGCTATTGAAAAATTAAACTATAAAGTGGTAAAAAATTCATCGGAGAAAAAAGGATTGGAAATCCGAATTTCCAACAATATGGTTATAGCCGTAATTTTATTGCTGGTTTTTGTTGTAGGGTATTTTTTGATAAAAAATTTGGGTTATTTGAGCGTTCTTTCAAGATTAAACGAAAATAATATTGGATATTGGCTGATTTTTATTATTGGTCTGTTGGCTAGCTTTCATTGTGTTGGAATGTGCGGAGGATTGGTAGTGGCATATACAACTAAGCATCAGATAAAAAATAACGGAAAAGCGTCTTCTCTCCCCCACTTTCAATATAATCTTGGGAGAGTAATCTCTTATTCATTAATTGGCGGTGTTTTAGGCGGGTTTGGGTCTTTTTTTGCGATAAACCCGACATTTACAGGCATTGTCACATTAGTGGCAGGAGGATTTATGATTTTAATGGGGTTGTCTTTGGTAACCAATTCTAAGTGGCTTGATAAAATAAAATTAAAAACCCCATTATTCATCGCGCGTTTTTTATTTAGTCAGAAACGCGCTAAAAAACCAAAAGGCCCGTTTATCGTTGGACTTTTAAATGGGCTTATGCCCTGCGGTCCTTTGCAAGCTATGCAATTATATGCTTTGGCATCCGGAAGTATAATGCGGGGCGCTTTATCAATGGGGATATATGCTCTTGGAACAGTTCCTTTAATGTTTGGTTTTGGAAAATTTATTTCTCTTATCAGCCAAGAGAAGATAAAATATGCTTTAAAAATTTCTGGAATAATTGTTATCATTTTGGGAGTTTTTATGTTGAACCGCGGATTTGTTAATTTTGGATATGGAATGGGAAGCATAGTCCCTCGTCAAACTACCAGTCAAATTTTAAACACAACAGATAAAGATGCAAAAGGGTTTCAGACCGTAAAAATGGATTTAACGTTTGGCGGATATTCTCCTAATTTATTGTACATAAAAAGGGGCGTGCCTGCCAGGTGGATTATAAATGTAAAGCAGATGAGCGGATGCACAAACGAAATAATAATGCCGGAGTATAATATAAGGAAGAAACTAAAATATGGCGAGAATATTATTGAGTTTACGCCTAAAAAAGTTGGTGAGATAAAATTTAGTTGTTGGATGAAAATGGTTTGGGGAAAATTTATCGTAGTTGAATAA
- a CDS encoding non-canonical purine NTP pyrophosphatase (hydrolyzes non-standard nucleotides such as xanthine and inosine): MPLLIATKNVAKADDYKRILQELGLPIHTLKDLGIQEDVEETGKTLLENACKKASFYARLTKMPAIGDDTGFEIDALGGEPGIYARRWPGYEATDEELREMALTKLGQTPYEKRVARLVMYVALSNEKGEIITTRTGKIEGLIPARENCSQKRDHGYPYRSILYIPQLGKLLIDATEEDKEKFQYRLQAMREILPEIKTLL; the protein is encoded by the coding sequence ATGCCCTTACTCATTGCCACAAAAAATGTCGCTAAGGCCGATGACTACAAAAGAATTTTGCAGGAATTGGGCTTGCCCATTCACACTCTAAAAGACCTGGGCATTCAGGAAGATGTTGAAGAAACCGGAAAAACATTGCTGGAAAATGCCTGCAAAAAAGCCAGCTTTTACGCGCGCCTTACCAAAATGCCGGCCATTGGCGATGACACGGGATTTGAAATTGACGCGCTGGGAGGCGAACCGGGGATTTATGCACGCAGATGGCCGGGATATGAAGCAACGGATGAAGAATTGCGGGAAATGGCGCTAACCAAGCTAGGGCAAACGCCATACGAAAAACGGGTCGCCCGCCTTGTGATGTATGTGGCGCTCTCAAACGAGAAAGGCGAGATTATCACCACCCGCACCGGAAAAATTGAAGGGTTGATTCCCGCGCGGGAAAATTGTTCCCAAAAACGTGATCACGGCTACCCATATCGTTCAATTCTTTATATTCCACAATTAGGAAAACTCTTAATTGACGCCACGGAGGAAGACAAAGAAAAATTCCAATACCGTCTGCAAGCCATGCGCGAAATCCTGCCGGAAATTAAAACATTACTCTAA